The following are encoded in a window of Mycosarcoma maydis chromosome 10, whole genome shotgun sequence genomic DNA:
- a CDS encoding putative protein with a possible role in tRNA export: protein MPPVDAKAPSQTPAEPILFSFADSDELSRNLADFVIKAQNDAISRRNKFTLATSGGSLPKMLAKYLINRDDNALRWDKWEIFFCDERLVPLDHEDSNYYLCHQEFFSKVPELKRSQIHTIDEALLDDPEELSDAYEKQLVQAFAGKEAVRNPVFDLILLGMGPDGHTCSLFPGHELLTEQDRWVAPIEDSPKPPAKRITFTYPVLNHAHRLAFVLAGEGKQEMLSKVLDQPELGLPASRVRPSPPGDIYFFTDNAASKTTKYARSDFKL, encoded by the coding sequence ATGCCGCCcgtcgacgccaaagcACCGTCCCAAACACCCGCCGAACCCATCCTCTTCTCGTTCGCCGACTCGGATGAGCTGTCGCGCAATCTGGCGGATTTTGTGATCAAGGCACAGAACGATGCGATCTCGCGTAGGAACAAGTTCACGCTCGCCACTTCGGGTGGTTCGCTACCCAAGATGCTCGCCAAGTACCTTATCAACCGCGACGATAACGCTTTGCGGTGGGACAAGTGGGAGATCTTCTTCTGTGACGAACGCCTGGTTCCGTTGGATCATGAGGACAGCAACTACTATCTGTGCCACCAGGAATTCTTTTCGAAAGTTCCCGAACTCAAGCGAAGCCAAATCCACACTATCGATGAAGCCCTGCTCGATGATCCGGAGGAGTTGTCGGATGCGTACGAAAAGCAGCTGGTGCAGGCATTTGCGGGAAAGGAGGCGGTTCGAAACCCAGTGTTCGACCTAATCCTGTTGGGTATGGGCCCGGATGGCCACACCTGTTCGTTGTTCCCCGGTCACGAACTGTTGACAGAACAGGACAGGTGGGTGGCACCCATCGAGGATAGCCCCAAACCCCCGGCCAAGAGGATTACGTTCACCTATCCCGTCCTCAACCACGCTCACAGGTTGGCATTCGTCCTCGCGGGCGAGGGCAAGCAGGAGATGCTCAGCAAGGTGCTCGATCAGCCTGAGTTGGGCCTCCCAGCTTCCAGAGTCCGTCCTTCGCCCCCTGGTGACATCTACTTTTTTACCGACAACGCCGCCAGCAAGACCACAAAGTATGCCAGGTCCGACTTTAAGCTCTGA
- a CDS encoding putative Na:H antiporter, with product MFTRCMMLLAGAAGAATAIVSAASTSNGTNSLTTAIATATPTKPAAPALPVPDAEQQERFSSLALFLVLSLLIMSFWTSYYLKVKRITAVHETIVGLFAGMFVGVCLRVGPGEQVQNMLSFSNTIMLNVLLPPIILASGYDLRQENFFRNFGTILIFAFAGTFISAIVVGVIVYLWSLLHLESISLTLLECLIFGSTLSATDPVTILAIFNTYKVDPKLYSVIFGESILNDAVSIVMFDTLSTFRGKDIYISSIFHGIGLFLVVFTLSMLLGVCFGLGCSLLLKHSRLSSYPQLESCLVALIAYTSYFFSNGVTMSGIVSLLFCGITLKHYAYHNMSRRTQRTTRYTFQTLANLSENFIFIYLGLSLFTQEILVYKPLFIIVTVVAVVASRYCAVFPIASVVNAFKRARNNRRARATGGGGVPRGSGSGSGEEELPRQYQIMLFWAGLRGAVGFALSAGIEGQNAIALQTTVLVTVVLTVIVFGGTTAQMLEILGIRTGVQDDEGDSDDEEDEDDVMRLRGMQRRGYMDAANYRDASERAGLTRPGNRYASGGKSGYRDASANSSPRASLSHANSVYARAQGGGGKAGNQRGGFADDLDEEEDVSSLSSDMLPSRSSTPGPTSGLGPLSTSSGGPGFASARSPSNAGSLPSLSEIRRAVIEASSADGSTSSPAKQLLDRAGLVMKDGQWFQAIDQKYLLPLFSNSVASRKHEEKKIARLAARDAAASQLDLSLQVGDASAGGSAAGGRKNFFSVEEDGDADLYPAERDAVVVDEDDEDTGVPVFDATSFASGRRSTSGRNTPTRRTFSQNDEGL from the coding sequence ATGTTCACTCGGTGCatgatgctgcttgctggtgctgctggtgctgctactgctaTCGTCAGCGCGGCATCAACTTCGAATGGCACAAATTCTTTGACAACAGCGATAGCGACGGCTACGCCAACCAAGCCAGCCGCGCCCGCCCTACCCGTGCCAGATGCAGAACAGCAGGAACGCTTCTCTTCCCTGGCCCTGTTCCTCGTGCTGTCTCTACTCATCATGTCCTTCTGGACTTCGTACTACCTTAAGGTCAAGCGCATCACCGCGGTACATGAAACCATCGTAGGTCTCTTTGCCGGCATGTTTGTCGGTGTCTGTCTTCGCGTTGGGCCAGGCGAGCAGGTGCAAAACAtgctcagcttcagcaATACCATCATGCTCAATGTGCTGCTCCCGCCCATCATCCTCGCATCTGGATACGATCTGCGACAAGAAAACTTTTTCCGCAACTTTGGCACCATCCTCATATTTGCCTTTGCGGGCACTTTCATCAGTGCCATCGTGGTCGGTGTGATCGTTTACCTCTGGTCTCTACTTCACCTCGAAtccatctcgctcaccTTGCTCGAGTGTCTCATTTTTGGCTCAACGTTGAGCGCTACCGATCCGGTCACCATTCTCGCCATCTTCAACACGTACAAGGTGGATCCCAAACTGTACTCGGTCATCTTTGGTGAGAGCATTCTCAATGATGCTGTGTCCATTGTCATGTTTGACACTCTTTCCACTTTCCGCGGCAAGGACATTTACATTTCGTCCATCTTCCACGGTATCGGCCTCTTCCTGGTTGTCTTTACGCTCTCCATGTTGCTCGGCGTATGTTTCGGTCTGGGATGCTCACTGCTGCTCAAACATTCGCGACTTAGCTCGTATCCTCAGTTGGAGAGCTGTCTCGTAGCCCTGATCGCCTACACGAGCTACTTTTTCAGCAACGGCGTTACCATGAGTGGTATTGTCTCCCTTCTCTTCTGCGGTATCACGCTCAAGCACTACGCCTACCACAACATGTCGCGGCGAACACAGCGAACGACGCGATACACGTTTCAGACGCTGGCCAACCTTTCGGAAAACTTTATCTTTATCTACCTCGGCCTCAGTCTCTTCACACAGGAGATCTTGGTATACAAGCCGCTGTTCATTATTGTCACCGTTGTTGCTGTCGTAGCATCACGCTACTGTGCAGTGTTTCCCATCGCCAGTGTGGTTAACGCATTCAAGCGGGCCCGCAATAATCGACGCGCGCGAGCCACTGGAGGCGGTGGTGTGCCTCGgggcagtggcagtggcagtggcgaggaggagctgcCACGACAGTATCAGATCATGCTCTTCTGGGCTGGTCTGCGCGGTGCTGTCGGATTTGCGCTCTCAGCAGGTATCGAGGGACAGAATGCAATTGCCCTGCAGACGACGGTGTTGGTGACAGTGGTACTGACGGTGATTGTTTTCGGCGGAACTACGgcgcagatgctcgagatcTTGGGCATTCGTACCGGCGTGCAGGATGATGAAGGCGATTCggatgatgaggaggacgaagatgaTGTGATGCGGTTGAGGGGGATGCAAAGGAGGGGCTACATGGATGCGGCCAACTATCGCGATGCATCAGAACGAGCGGGCTTGACACGACCAGGTAACCGATATGCTTCGGGTGGCAAGAGTGGCTACCGCGATGCAAGCGCAAACTCAAGCCCGCGCGCATCGCTGAGCCACGCCAACTCTGTATATGCACGAGCGCAAGGTGGAGGCGGAAAGGCTGGTAACCAGCGTGGAGGATTCGCCGATGACctggacgaggaagaggatgtATCATCTTTGTCTTCTGATATGCTTCCGTCGCGATCGTCGACGCCCGGTCCGACATCTGGTCTCGGTCCACTTAGCACCAGCTCTGGCGGTCCTGGGTTTGCAAGTgcacgctcgccatccaACGCTGGATCGCTACCGAGCCTGAGCGAGATCCGTCGAGCTGTGATTGAAGCATCGTCCGCGGACGGCTCCACCTCATCGCCCGCGAAACAGCTTCTGGACCGAGCAGGCCTCGTTATGAAGGACGGTCAATGGTTCCAAGCCATCGATCAGAAATACCTGCTCCCGCTCTTTAGCAATTCTGTTGCTTCacgcaagcacgaagagaagaagatagctcgtctcgctgcACGAGATGCGGCGGCTAGCCAACTCGATCTATCTCTGCAGGTGGGTGATGCGAGTGCAGGTGGGTCGGCGGCGGGCGGCAGGAAGAACTTTTTTTCGGTCGAAGAGGACGGAGATGCGGATCTGTATCCTGCAGAACGGGATGCAGTAGTGgtggatgaagacgacgaggacacAGGAGTGCCCGTGTTTGACGCAACGTCATTTGCCAGTGGACGAAGATCGACCAGTGGGCGAAACACACCAACGCGAAGAACCTTTAGCCAGAACGATGAGGGCCTCTAG
- a CDS encoding linker nucleoporin NIC96 (related to NIC96 - nuclear pore protein): MNDYPMDAAPQSLSELLQQSRKLTNHLGRSDLPQIQLGLDQIENQSRKLVSKNLRSGSAQPGDARAHYFLANGGIDAAQLADTIHAANIASTFEPLQPIYDTDVESYLTHEHQQVIISAIEQGRRETLQDFHRNLDRTMHRDWERQKRKILEELGQHQPTNASTSTRDADIDVSRSSFGASTSSHTLPTSTSSMLGGHATSQMHGKMARYQMVVSRLNSSRLEGYSLALAHAFIDAISGLGEDAKNKELHESWKALASMVREQNVRNGEFGARPVKEREYAPVYVDLKAWHGVDGINLRKELVEGSKAFLEQEFIEHMEQVIAANPVLAQRGGAPTVRSTVSAFLRVQHLSSQNQWRSDLAKELDASTNVPIWAELYFLLRIGRTKEALECASENENRIRSTDPSFLAYLKAWLDSPDRRLPRLLKDRFVAEYNSRFRTLPEVHDPYKLGLYKLIGRIDVLKKFPTLLTSSIQNWLWLQLSMVRETYDEDADAQDSVRDRFTLADLGNKVEKFGEAYFDPKGNRPLFYFRLLLLCGQFEKAVGFLFSRSAHQVDAIHFAVALAYYGLLRVPSQAASSQVEYLLVESDGQGGSIASVDFAKLVQRYVRMFSQASRRDALQYLYLICLHADVGEPVGSEQVRRCHDLIRALVLEAHPTEFQELLGDVRTNGAKTPGLIERNLPLIKIKNEREFLSTIVQVAATQCDMAHRTESAILLYNLAGQHDTVVAVLNKELGARLTEPSSAAEWKTTGLSSGASFSAASNLVTLATAILETYEKQFGYSGKNRDTCRRLLELKKAVGLHSDGQNLQALQTIEALRILPLDAESRKDVVAITRKAEEFKEVDENIARNFSEIVLMTMTILYKLHQELKESIHRSGTSAMDEYRAQARALMMWAGMLRFRMSSETYSQLTRLDVFIH; the protein is encoded by the coding sequence ATGAACGACTACCCCATGGATGCGGCGCCTCAGTCGCTTTCCGAGCTACTTCAGCAGTCGAGAAAACTCACCAACCACCTCGGCCGCTCGGATCTGCCTCAGATCCAACTAGGtctcgaccagatcgaaAATCAAAGtcgcaagctcgtctccAAAAACCTGCGTTCTGGGTCCGCACAGCCTGGCGATGCTCGCGCTCACTACTTTCTCGCGAATGGTGGCATCGATGCCGCACAGCTTGCGGACACCATCCACGCTGCCAACATTGCAAGCACGTTTGAACCACTTCAGCCCATCTACGATACAGATGTGGAGAGCTACCTCACGCACGAGCATCAGCAGGTTATCATCAGCGCAATTGAGCAAGGCAGGCGCGAGACGCTTCAAGACTTTCATCGCAACCTCGATCGCACCATGCATCGCGACTGGGAGAGGCAAAAGCGCAAGATCCTCGAAGAACTAGGCCAACATCAGCCGACCAACgcctcgacatcgacaCGCGACGCTGACATCGACGTCTCTCGTTCCAGCTTCGGTGCCTCAACCTCGTCACACACTTTGCCGACCAGTACCAGCTCCATGCTCGGCGGCCACGCTACCTCGCAAATGCACGGAAAGATGGCCCGATACCAGATGGTTGTTTCTAGACTCAATTCCTCACGTCTCGAAGGATACAGCCTTGCACTGGCGCATGCATTTATCGACGCCATCTCCGGTCTCGGCGAGGATGCAAAGAACAAGGAGCTGCATGAAAGCTGGAAGGCGCTCGCTTCCATGGTACGAGAGCAGAACGTGCGCAACGGCGAGTTCGGTGCCAGGCCGGTCAAGGAACGAGAGTACGCTCCTGTCTACGTCGATCTCAAGGCGTGGCATGGCGTCGACGGCATCAATCTGCGCAAAGAACTTGTTGAAGGCTCCAAGGCCTTCCTCGAGCAGGAATTTATAGAACACATGGAGCAGGTCATCGCTGCCAATCCAGTGCTGGCACAACGTGGTGGGGCTCCTACTGTGCGATCTACCGTCAGTGCTTTTCTTCGCGTCCAGCATCTCAGCTCGCAGAACCAGTGGAGGTCTGACCTggccaaggagctcgatgcATCAACCAACGTGCCCATCTGGGCCGAGCTTTACTTCCTCCTTCGCATCGGTAGAACCAAAGAAGCGCTCGAATGTGCTTCCGAGAATGAGAACCGCATCCGCTCCACCGACCCTTCCTTCCTTGCCTATCTCAAAGCCTGGCTTGATTCGCCCGACCGCCGCCTGCCACGCCTGCTAAAGGATCGCTTCGTCGCCGAGTACAATTCCCGCTTCCGTACTCTCCCCGAAGTTCACGACCCCTACAAGCTCGGTCTGTACAAACTCATCGGGAGGATCGACGTGTTGAAAAAGTTTCCCACGCTGCTCACCTCGAGCATCCAGAACTGGCTCTGGCTTCAGCTGAGCATGGTGCGTGAGACGtacgacgaggatgcagatgcCCAAGACTCGGTGCGTGACAGGTTCACGCTAGCTGATCTAGGCAACAAAGTAGAAAAGTTTGGCGAGGCTTACTTTGACCCCAAAGGTAATCGTCCGCTCTTCTACTTCCGACTCCTGCTGTTGTGCGGTCAATTTGAAAAAGCAGTCGGGTTTCTCTTTTCTCGCTCGGCACACCAGGTGGATGCGATTCACTTTGCGGTAGCGCTCGCCTACTACGGATTGCTGCGCGTTCCTTCGCAAGCGGCCTCGTCGCAGGTCGAGTATCTGCTGGTGGAGTCGGACGGGCAGGGCGGAAGCATCGCCTCGGTCGACTTTGCTAAGCTGGTGCAGCGATATGTGCGCATGTTCTCGCAAGCGTCGCGTCGGGATGCGTTGCAGTATCTGTACCTGATCTGCTTGCACGCGGATGTGGGGGAGCCTGTGGGGTCCGAGCAGGTGCGACGCTGCCACGACTTGATCCGTGCTCTggtgctcgaagcgcaccCGACCGAATTCCAAGAGCTACTGGGCGATGTGCGCACCAACGGTGCCAAGACTCCCGGGCTGATCGAGAGAAATCTGCCACTCATCAAGATAAAAAACGAGCGCGAGTTTTTGTCGACGATTGTGCAAGTGGCAGCGACGCAGTGCGACATGGCGCACCGCACCGAGTCCGCCATCCTGCTGTACAACCTTGCGGGCCAGCACGACACTGTGGTTGCTGTGCTCAACAAGGAGCTCGGCGCACGACTGACAGAGCCAAGCAGTGCGGCCGAATGGAAGACGACGGGACTTTCATCGGGTGCGTCCTTCTCCGCGGCTAGCAACCTGGTTACGCTCGCCACGGCCATTCTGGAGACGTACGAGAAGCAATTTGGTTACTCGGGTAAGAACCGCGACACCTGTCGTCGTCTCTTGGAGCTGAAAAAGGCGGTTGGACTCCACAGCGATGGTCAGAACCTGCAGGCGTTGCAGACGATCGAAGCGCTGCGTATACTGCCTCTGGATGCCGAATCGAGAAAGGATGTGGTAGCCATCACGCGCAAGGCCGAGGAGTTTAAGGAGGTTGACGAGAACATTGCACGCAACTTTTCCGAGATTGTACTCATGACCATGACGATCCTGTACAAGCTGCACcaggagctcaaggagaGCATCCACAGGAGCGGCACGAGCGCGATGGACGAGTATCGAGCCCAGGCAAGGGCGTTGATGATGTGGGCGGGTATGCTCCGGTTCCGCATGAGTAGCGAGACGTACAGCCAGCTCACGCGACTCGATGTGTTTATTCATTAA